A window of the Pseudomonadota bacterium genome harbors these coding sequences:
- a CDS encoding YkgJ family cysteine cluster protein, giving the protein MPGMAVGIVRSCALFPLRAVVFAIGFVDYYFERAADWIVGARAATEYVREGSCVRCGRCCSLLGIEMPAWAVKRDWLVRLLVAWHDSALNFEFQGRAEGMLAYRCRYYRDGEGGTPGGCSIYPFRHRLCRFFPRQRLYGSLPLHDQCGFRFVKRKVIEQRRQRIHDGKPLFDDIMHPGIRS; this is encoded by the coding sequence ATGCCGGGCATGGCTGTCGGCATCGTCAGGTCCTGTGCCCTCTTCCCGCTCCGCGCGGTGGTCTTCGCGATCGGGTTCGTGGATTATTATTTCGAGCGCGCCGCGGACTGGATCGTGGGCGCAAGGGCTGCGACCGAGTACGTCCGCGAGGGCAGCTGCGTGCGCTGCGGCCGATGCTGTTCTCTGCTCGGCATCGAGATGCCGGCATGGGCGGTGAAGAGGGACTGGCTGGTGAGGCTGCTCGTGGCATGGCACGACTCGGCGCTCAACTTCGAGTTCCAGGGCAGGGCGGAGGGCATGCTCGCCTATCGCTGCCGGTACTACAGGGACGGCGAGGGGGGCACGCCCGGCGGGTGCTCCATCTACCCGTTCCGCCACCGGCTCTGCCGTTTCTTCCCCCGCCAGCGCCTCTACGGCTCCCTGCCGCTCCACGATCAATGTGGCTTCAGGTTCGTGAAGAGAAAAGTCATAGAGCAGCGCAGGCAGCGCATCCACGACGGCAAGCCCCTCTTCGACGACATCATGCATCCTGGCATCA